The following coding sequences lie in one Candidatus Neomarinimicrobiota bacterium genomic window:
- a CDS encoding citrate lyase ACP: MSKMFQAGPQGEVIKSDCQVFYKPGSSPLKIDIESKVDALFSETIRELAESTFANLGITTGSVEIKDFGALPFVMMAQIETVVKRAHPEIDQEVLPEFKDHAQYETSFGRFRRSRLYLPGNQPKLFLNAGIHKPDCIILDLEDSVPPAEKDAARHIVRNALRSLDFFGAERMVRINQGELGMEDLEAVIPHNVHTILLPKAETPDQVVAMEAKVQSILKEKGLRKNIYYMPILESALGVLNAYDIAIASKNNVGLAMGLEDYTADIGTQRTLDGKESFFARSMLVNAARAAGIQPIDTVFSDVSNEAALRESVRVTKSMGFDGMGCIHPRQIKPIHEEFAPTAAEITKARQIIIAADEAEARGLGVVAVGSKMIDPPVVKRAERTIRMALETGLLSVDWKEATEE, from the coding sequence ATGAGCAAGATGTTTCAGGCAGGTCCCCAGGGGGAAGTAATTAAATCCGATTGCCAGGTGTTTTATAAACCCGGGTCAAGTCCACTTAAAATTGATATTGAAAGCAAAGTTGATGCTTTGTTTTCAGAAACCATCCGTGAGCTGGCAGAATCTACTTTTGCCAACCTGGGAATCACGACGGGCTCTGTAGAAATTAAAGACTTTGGAGCATTACCCTTTGTGATGATGGCTCAAATCGAAACTGTGGTCAAACGAGCTCACCCTGAAATAGATCAAGAGGTGTTGCCGGAATTTAAGGACCATGCTCAATATGAAACATCGTTCGGTCGTTTCCGTCGGAGTCGCCTCTATTTACCAGGTAATCAGCCAAAATTGTTTTTAAATGCAGGAATTCATAAACCGGATTGCATTATTCTGGATCTTGAGGATTCAGTTCCTCCCGCAGAGAAAGATGCAGCCCGACATATCGTGAGAAATGCTCTGCGAAGCCTGGACTTTTTTGGTGCTGAGCGCATGGTCAGGATCAACCAGGGCGAGCTGGGTATGGAGGATCTGGAAGCAGTGATTCCCCACAATGTCCATACTATCCTCTTACCTAAAGCAGAGACCCCTGATCAGGTCGTTGCCATGGAAGCAAAGGTTCAGTCCATTCTAAAAGAGAAGGGTCTCAGGAAAAACATCTACTACATGCCCATTCTGGAGAGTGCTCTGGGTGTTCTCAATGCCTACGATATAGCCATTGCCAGCAAGAACAACGTGGGTCTAGCTATGGGCCTGGAGGACTATACTGCTGATATCGGTACCCAGCGAACCCTGGATGGGAAAGAGTCCTTTTTTGCCCGCTCCATGTTGGTCAATGCTGCACGTGCCGCTGGAATCCAGCCCATCGATACTGTCTTCAGTGATGTGAGCAATGAAGCCGCACTGCGAGAATCTGTGCGGGTTACCAAATCCATGGGATTCGATGGTATGGGTTGTATTCATCCCCGCCAGATCAAACCTATTCATGAAGAATTTGCTCCAACTGCGGCAGAGATCACCAAAGCCAGGCAAATAATTATCGCCGCTGATGAAGCGGAAGCCCGGGGTCTTGGTGTTGTTGCTGTCGGATCCAAGATGATTGATCCTCCAGTGGTCAAGCGTGCTGAACGAACCATTCGCATGGCATTGGAAACAGGTCTGCTTTCTGTCGACTGGAAAGAAGCTACAGAGGAGTAA
- a CDS encoding citrate lyase subunit alpha (citrate-ACP transferase, the alpha subunit catalyzes the formation of (3S)-citryl-CoA from acetyl-CoA and citrate): MKKKYELVKNAAGRMVPTEVNGKTQVPFQGVNGYKPKGHKAAPPITSCTDYPSDGNKVVGSIREALELAGLKDGMTISSHHHFRNGDLVMNQVFDAADEIGVKGLMWFPSAAFPCHAPLTKHMDSGLIHHIEGSLNGPLGSYASQGKMDGLAVLRSHGGRWQAVQDGEVHIDIAVLAAPTADSMGNATGDRGPSACGLLGFGLADSMYADKVIIVTDNLVPFPCYPWQIQGQNVDYVVVLDKVGEPEKIVSGTTQLTKSPDRLYIAELTAKFVKAAGIMKDGFSFQAGAGGTALAFAIYLKEMMIEAGIKARFVRGGSTKYLVEMLEEGLTDYILDGQTFDLEGVRSMRENEGHINTSPFTSYNWHGKGNFASLLDAVVLGATEVDVNFNANVVTHSDGQMLHGIGGWQNCLFSKCTILPIPAFRDRIPVIVDEVTTLVGPGELVDVIVTERGIAINPLRTDLIEATKDSGLPIRTIQELKAEIDDLIGATPQKPKLTDEPIGVVKWVDGTVIDTIFKIEN, encoded by the coding sequence ATGAAAAAGAAATATGAGTTGGTAAAAAATGCAGCCGGACGAATGGTGCCCACCGAGGTCAACGGTAAGACCCAGGTTCCTTTCCAGGGTGTAAATGGATATAAACCAAAGGGTCACAAGGCGGCTCCACCGATTACCTCATGTACAGATTATCCAAGTGATGGCAACAAGGTGGTCGGATCCATCAGAGAAGCCCTGGAGCTGGCAGGACTGAAAGATGGGATGACCATTTCTTCACACCACCATTTTCGTAATGGTGATCTGGTGATGAACCAGGTTTTTGATGCAGCTGATGAAATCGGTGTCAAGGGTTTGATGTGGTTTCCCAGTGCTGCTTTTCCATGTCATGCACCCTTGACCAAACACATGGACAGTGGTCTGATTCATCATATAGAAGGTTCCTTGAATGGACCCCTGGGCAGTTATGCTTCCCAGGGTAAAATGGACGGCCTGGCAGTTTTAAGGTCTCACGGAGGACGTTGGCAGGCAGTGCAGGACGGCGAAGTACATATTGATATTGCCGTGCTGGCAGCGCCGACCGCTGATTCCATGGGTAATGCTACGGGAGATCGCGGACCTTCCGCTTGCGGATTGCTTGGATTTGGTCTGGCTGATTCCATGTATGCTGACAAAGTGATCATTGTAACAGACAATCTGGTTCCGTTTCCCTGTTACCCCTGGCAGATACAGGGTCAGAATGTAGACTATGTCGTGGTGTTGGATAAGGTTGGAGAGCCGGAAAAAATCGTTTCTGGAACCACACAACTCACCAAGTCCCCTGATCGTCTCTATATAGCTGAGCTTACTGCAAAATTTGTCAAAGCGGCTGGTATCATGAAAGATGGCTTCAGCTTTCAAGCTGGTGCAGGTGGCACTGCCCTGGCCTTTGCCATCTATCTTAAAGAGATGATGATTGAAGCCGGTATTAAGGCGCGATTTGTTCGCGGTGGATCCACCAAGTATCTGGTTGAGATGCTGGAAGAGGGACTTACTGACTACATTCTTGATGGTCAGACCTTTGATCTGGAAGGTGTCAGATCCATGCGTGAAAATGAGGGTCACATAAACACCTCGCCCTTCACCAGCTATAACTGGCATGGTAAAGGGAATTTTGCCTCCCTGCTGGATGCAGTCGTGCTGGGTGCGACAGAAGTGGATGTAAACTTTAATGCCAACGTCGTGACCCATTCTGATGGACAAATGCTCCACGGTATAGGTGGCTGGCAGAATTGTCTGTTTAGTAAATGCACAATCTTACCCATTCCTGCTTTTCGTGACCGCATCCCTGTCATTGTGGATGAAGTGACCACGCTGGTAGGCCCGGGAGAATTGGTGGATGTTATTGTTACTGAACGTGGAATAGCCATCAACCCCTTGCGAACTGATCTTATCGAAGCCACCAAAGACAGTGGTCTTCCCATTCGTACCATACAGGAATTGAAGGCTGAAATTGATGACCTGATTGGCGCCACACCGCAGAAACCAAAACTCACAGATGAACCTATCGGTGTGGTGAAATGGGTCGACGGGACGGTTATTGATACGATTTTTAAAATTGAAAATTGA
- a CDS encoding HD domain-containing protein: MREKVLKIWPEIEWIKDADLREKTLNAWVWAIENSVLSPEDLEVIPFSLLIKDVNVSFMNHKRTCVQLAVDIAERMQKNFGDSMKIDMDILISGAILIDIGKLLEYEMKDGKLGTSSMGKIVRHPFSGASIAFQFKLPAEVQHIIATHSKEGDLGMRTVESIIVHHADFVSFEPFKA; the protein is encoded by the coding sequence ATGCGTGAAAAAGTCCTAAAAATTTGGCCTGAGATCGAATGGATCAAGGATGCGGATCTAAGAGAAAAAACATTAAATGCCTGGGTTTGGGCAATTGAGAATAGTGTGCTTTCACCTGAGGATCTTGAAGTCATCCCCTTTAGCCTGTTGATCAAGGATGTAAATGTATCCTTTATGAATCACAAGCGAACCTGTGTTCAACTGGCCGTGGATATTGCGGAACGAATGCAGAAAAATTTTGGTGACTCCATGAAGATCGATATGGATATTCTGATCTCTGGGGCCATTCTGATTGATATCGGCAAGTTGCTTGAGTATGAAATGAAAGATGGCAAACTGGGAACGAGTTCCATGGGCAAGATCGTGCGCCACCCCTTTAGCGGAGCATCAATTGCTTTTCAGTTTAAATTGCCAGCCGAGGTTCAGCATATTATCGCAACCCACTCCAAAGAGGGAGACCTGGGAATGAGAACGGTGGAATCAATTATTGTGCACCACGCTGATTTTGTGTCATTTGAACCCTTCAAGGCATAA
- the sppA gene encoding signal peptide peptidase SppA has product MARAIILLILSTSLLMAQIQPVQPSVAATDDPMALRYNPAGLGFNHHTESMLMTHFDGSEFTKDFAYYSQSGNSGFGYQWDVNSATNIWSFSQGIKISTSHSMGFTYSFDNSDWSKGRYDLGWMHRPFPMLALGAQVQNVWSGSNDPLRLNTGVAFQNRSGRYGAGYDLGITEGSSDLDGFLTGFIEPLKGLRLNVFTELGNSNFGFSLSLFMPDMGIESHGNSGGNPQTLVLRSTTNPYRSIFGKKAIKKDTKTYIRMKLEGLFIEEPAMKKPNFPINFDLNIPFLGGAVVYGKQLKKFLDEMEEYTEDSDIDGMIIDLGNVRAGFSKMTEMRAAFQRFHDAGKEIIVYSKFGLGNGSTYLLSMADEIYIHEMASVDLRGLAMEVTFFRGLLDTLSIVPEVWRVSPYKTASDPYLNDKMSEAMRENYSQLLAGVYDEFVAGLAEGKNWDLEKTRDVIDNGPYFLTTVAQEAGLITGTMYPDEFDDYVDDLNDGKVNIEKIKIKKEIPEYRYAWRDDKVKDKIAVIYAVGNIVSGKSKRSPSGSTTMGDETIAGAIKQAREDETIKAIVLRIDSGGGSALASDIMWREILKATETDSANVKPFIASMSDVAASGGYYIACQADSIIAYPSTITGSIGVIGMRLNFSQLRERFGIQVEGLKMGQNADFASGSRLATDEESVAILGSINSTYLKFKERVIKGRENLDDIEALDSLALGRVWTGTDAKKYGLIDEIGGYYDAIKLAKKAAGIKGDVEIVELPVHKKKTDFKTLMNRNTKIDLISSNVLESLKLDDLIPILEGGEIQMIMPVKVEIK; this is encoded by the coding sequence ATGGCCAGAGCAATCATATTATTAATCTTGAGTACGAGTCTCCTGATGGCTCAAATCCAGCCAGTACAACCATCGGTGGCCGCTACTGATGATCCGATGGCTCTGCGCTATAATCCAGCTGGTCTGGGGTTTAATCATCATACTGAAAGTATGTTGATGACCCATTTTGACGGATCTGAGTTCACCAAGGATTTTGCCTATTACAGCCAATCCGGGAACTCGGGTTTCGGGTATCAATGGGATGTAAACTCTGCCACAAACATCTGGAGTTTTAGCCAGGGGATCAAGATCTCCACATCACACAGTATGGGGTTCACTTACAGTTTCGATAATTCAGACTGGTCGAAGGGACGCTATGATCTGGGGTGGATGCATCGTCCGTTTCCCATGCTTGCGCTGGGTGCCCAGGTCCAAAATGTCTGGTCAGGCTCAAATGATCCTCTCAGGCTTAATACTGGTGTAGCTTTTCAAAATAGATCAGGTCGTTATGGTGCTGGATATGATCTGGGAATCACAGAAGGCAGTTCTGACCTCGATGGTTTTCTCACTGGCTTTATCGAACCTCTCAAAGGCTTGCGGTTAAATGTTTTTACCGAATTAGGGAATAGCAATTTTGGGTTTTCTCTAAGTCTTTTTATGCCTGATATGGGTATCGAAAGCCATGGTAATAGCGGTGGTAATCCTCAAACCCTGGTGCTTCGATCAACCACAAATCCCTATCGCTCCATTTTTGGAAAAAAAGCTATTAAAAAGGATACCAAAACCTATATCCGCATGAAGTTGGAGGGACTCTTCATTGAAGAGCCTGCTATGAAGAAACCCAACTTCCCCATCAATTTTGACCTGAATATTCCCTTCCTGGGAGGAGCCGTTGTCTATGGGAAACAATTAAAAAAATTCCTCGATGAGATGGAGGAATACACCGAAGATTCTGATATTGACGGAATGATCATAGACCTGGGAAATGTTAGAGCAGGGTTTAGCAAAATGACAGAAATGCGGGCGGCCTTCCAGCGCTTCCATGACGCAGGGAAAGAAATTATCGTCTATAGCAAATTCGGACTGGGGAATGGAAGTACATATCTGCTATCCATGGCCGACGAGATCTACATCCATGAAATGGCTTCCGTAGACCTCCGTGGTCTGGCTATGGAAGTGACCTTTTTCAGGGGCTTGCTGGACACCCTTTCCATTGTGCCTGAAGTTTGGCGTGTGAGTCCGTATAAGACCGCGTCAGACCCCTACCTCAATGATAAGATGTCTGAAGCCATGCGTGAGAACTATTCCCAGCTACTGGCCGGTGTTTATGATGAGTTTGTTGCCGGTCTGGCTGAAGGCAAAAACTGGGACCTGGAAAAAACGCGTGATGTTATAGACAACGGTCCTTACTTCCTTACGACTGTTGCCCAGGAGGCCGGGCTCATTACTGGAACCATGTATCCTGATGAATTTGACGATTATGTTGATGATCTTAATGATGGTAAGGTAAATATTGAAAAAATTAAGATAAAGAAGGAAATCCCCGAGTATCGATATGCCTGGCGGGATGATAAGGTCAAAGATAAAATTGCTGTCATTTATGCCGTGGGTAACATCGTTTCAGGAAAAAGCAAGAGAAGCCCCTCTGGTTCAACCACCATGGGTGATGAAACCATTGCCGGAGCCATTAAGCAAGCCCGTGAAGATGAGACCATCAAAGCTATCGTTCTGCGCATAGATAGTGGGGGTGGTTCAGCGTTGGCTTCAGATATTATGTGGCGGGAAATTCTTAAAGCCACAGAAACCGACTCGGCCAACGTCAAACCCTTTATTGCATCCATGTCAGATGTAGCTGCCTCAGGTGGATATTATATTGCCTGTCAGGCTGATTCCATCATCGCTTACCCCTCTACTATAACTGGCTCCATCGGTGTTATTGGTATGCGTCTCAATTTTTCCCAGTTGAGGGAGCGTTTCGGGATTCAAGTTGAAGGCTTGAAAATGGGTCAGAATGCAGATTTCGCCAGTGGCAGTCGTCTCGCCACAGATGAAGAGAGTGTAGCCATTCTTGGATCTATCAATAGCACATACTTGAAGTTCAAGGAAAGAGTGATCAAGGGCCGTGAGAACCTGGATGACATAGAGGCTTTGGATAGTCTGGCCCTGGGTCGTGTGTGGACAGGGACTGATGCCAAAAAATATGGTCTCATCGATGAGATCGGTGGTTACTATGATGCCATCAAGCTGGCCAAAAAGGCTGCTGGTATAAAGGGTGATGTGGAGATTGTAGAATTACCTGTCCATAAAAAAAAGACGGATTTTAAAACCCTGATGAACCGGAATACAAAAATTGATCTCATCTCCAGCAATGTGCTTGAATCACTCAAGCTCGATGATCTGATTCCCATCCTGGAAGGTGGTGAAATACAAATGATCATGCCGGTTAAGGTTGAGATTAAATAA
- the lysF gene encoding homoaconitase: protein MSQNLIEKIAQKYAVDLEQGHRVRSGDFLSISPAHVMTHDNTGAVMNKFKAIGATKVANPRQPVYALDHNVQDKSEANLMKYAGIEAFAKAMGVDFYPAGRGIGHQIMCEEGYAWPGSMVVASDSHSNMYGGLGVLGTPIVRTDAAAIWATGRTWWQVPPVARVELKGQLRPGVTGKDVIITLAGLFNHDEVLNHAIEFHGDGLASLSIDQRLTIANMTTEWGALAGVFPIDNVTFSWLEARALSVEKRGLSGVESDADSKDGDSPRMNYGRISQLKQTAPYADPDAFYAKELALDLATVEPNVSGPDNVKTMTAAKTMEKAGLKIHKAYLVSCVNSRVEDLAEAARTIKGQKVADHVEFYIAAASSEVQAESESRGDWQALVDAGARALPPGCGPCIGLGVGLLEENEVGISATNRNFKGRMGAKSAKAYLASPAVVAASAVTGKVVSPYDYDNSQPQGDIKTNKKAAAESVAVSILDGFPGALTGNILFCHQDNLNTDGIYPGKYTYIDDFTPEQQAGVVMENYDTAFVDMVEQGDFLVGGFNFGTGSSREQAATSLKYRGISLVLAGSFSETYKRNAINNGFMVLEAPELVQDLLDAHGRDALTVATGIKATINFQSATMNYNGKSYSLSPVGAAAQELVLTDGLENWVKERL from the coding sequence ATGTCACAAAATTTGATTGAGAAAATCGCACAAAAATATGCTGTGGATCTGGAGCAGGGACATAGAGTGAGGAGTGGTGATTTTCTCTCAATTTCTCCAGCCCATGTGATGACCCATGATAACACGGGTGCAGTGATGAATAAATTCAAAGCCATCGGTGCTACCAAAGTGGCTAATCCACGACAACCAGTATATGCTCTGGACCACAATGTTCAGGACAAGAGCGAGGCCAATCTCATGAAGTATGCTGGTATTGAAGCCTTTGCCAAAGCAATGGGTGTTGATTTTTATCCTGCTGGTCGCGGGATTGGTCATCAGATCATGTGTGAAGAAGGCTATGCCTGGCCGGGTAGTATGGTGGTGGCTTCTGACAGTCACTCCAATATGTACGGTGGACTTGGTGTTCTGGGAACCCCCATTGTAAGAACGGATGCAGCCGCAATCTGGGCTACAGGCAGAACCTGGTGGCAAGTGCCGCCTGTTGCCAGGGTTGAATTGAAAGGTCAGCTGAGACCGGGAGTGACGGGCAAGGATGTCATTATTACCCTGGCTGGATTATTTAATCATGATGAAGTCTTGAATCATGCCATCGAATTTCATGGTGATGGTCTGGCTTCACTCTCCATTGATCAACGACTGACCATCGCTAATATGACTACAGAGTGGGGTGCCCTTGCCGGTGTCTTCCCCATTGATAATGTGACTTTCAGCTGGTTGGAAGCCCGGGCGTTATCTGTCGAGAAAAGGGGGCTCTCAGGCGTTGAGTCAGATGCAGACTCCAAAGATGGTGATTCCCCACGCATGAATTATGGTCGAATCTCGCAACTCAAACAGACAGCTCCCTATGCAGACCCAGATGCTTTTTATGCAAAGGAACTCGCTCTCGATCTTGCCACAGTTGAACCCAATGTATCTGGTCCTGATAATGTGAAGACCATGACAGCAGCAAAAACCATGGAAAAAGCAGGCCTGAAAATTCACAAAGCCTATCTGGTATCCTGTGTAAATAGCCGCGTGGAAGATCTGGCTGAAGCAGCCAGGACCATTAAGGGTCAAAAAGTAGCTGATCATGTTGAGTTCTACATCGCAGCAGCCTCAAGCGAAGTTCAGGCTGAGAGTGAGAGCAGGGGAGATTGGCAGGCTCTGGTGGATGCTGGAGCAAGAGCCTTACCTCCTGGCTGTGGACCATGTATTGGTCTCGGTGTTGGGTTGCTGGAAGAAAACGAAGTGGGTATTTCTGCTACCAACCGCAACTTTAAGGGTCGCATGGGTGCCAAGAGTGCCAAGGCCTATCTGGCGTCACCTGCGGTGGTAGCTGCCTCAGCGGTTACCGGGAAAGTGGTATCACCCTATGACTATGATAATTCTCAACCTCAGGGTGACATTAAGACCAATAAAAAAGCTGCTGCTGAATCAGTTGCAGTCAGCATTCTTGATGGATTTCCCGGAGCGTTGACCGGCAATATTCTCTTCTGTCATCAGGATAATCTAAACACAGATGGTATTTACCCTGGGAAATATACCTATATCGATGACTTCACCCCTGAACAACAGGCTGGTGTGGTCATGGAAAACTACGATACTGCCTTTGTTGATATGGTGGAGCAAGGCGATTTCCTGGTGGGTGGTTTTAATTTTGGAACCGGTAGTTCCAGGGAGCAAGCCGCCACATCTCTGAAATATCGTGGTATATCTCTGGTCCTGGCCGGCTCATTCAGTGAAACCTATAAGCGCAACGCCATCAACAATGGCTTTATGGTGTTAGAGGCTCCAGAACTGGTTCAGGATCTTCTGGATGCCCATGGTCGGGATGCATTGACAGTTGCCACAGGAATTAAGGCAACCATCAATTTCCAGAGTGCAACGATGAACTATAATGGAAAATCATATTCACTGAGCCCAGTAGGAGCAGCTGCTCAGGAACTGGTTTTGACGGACGGACTCGAAAACTGGGTCAAGGAACGGTTGTAG
- a CDS encoding cation diffusion facilitator family transporter, protein MGFTNFLIRITTPKGVKAGSSAFRGHVGMLEGWVSIIGNFVLFAIKLFFGWMISSLALIADAFHTLSDVGTSIVVIFGFKVAQKPADKEHPFGHGRAETIATLTIAILMAVVALEFFKGAVDRLFFSEADIDVTKINWLLIGVVTLTAVGKAWMAFFAYQLGNLIDSDALRGDAVHHKSDVYTTVLVIVALIGAYYGVPYVDGIMGLGVAIMILHAAYEIAREAIDDLLGKPATTEFIQEITTLATTVPGAQQVHDVVVHNYGDQSFISLHIEIDEKTSPAIAHNIADNVEHKLAHELNAEVVTHIDPVAASGKVVQDIREVIEKALASFNEGFSVQDLRIVGEDPVESILFELPVPADCFQQDEMEEAIRKALEEAHERAAVIIEFKAQMTE, encoded by the coding sequence ATGGGCTTTACCAACTTTCTGATTCGAATCACCACGCCGAAAGGTGTTAAAGCAGGTTCAAGCGCTTTTCGGGGTCATGTGGGCATGTTGGAAGGCTGGGTCTCCATTATTGGTAACTTTGTCCTGTTTGCAATCAAGTTGTTTTTTGGATGGATGATAAGCAGCCTCGCCCTGATTGCAGATGCCTTTCACACCCTTTCCGATGTGGGTACCTCCATTGTGGTTATTTTTGGGTTTAAGGTCGCTCAAAAGCCAGCAGATAAAGAACATCCCTTTGGCCATGGTCGCGCAGAAACCATAGCCACACTGACCATTGCTATTCTTATGGCGGTGGTGGCGCTGGAGTTTTTTAAGGGTGCCGTGGATCGTTTGTTCTTTTCTGAAGCAGATATCGATGTGACAAAAATTAACTGGCTACTCATCGGGGTGGTGACCCTGACAGCTGTCGGCAAAGCCTGGATGGCTTTTTTCGCATATCAATTGGGCAACCTCATTGATTCAGATGCCCTCCGAGGCGATGCGGTACACCACAAAAGTGATGTTTACACAACCGTGTTGGTGATTGTAGCGCTCATTGGGGCTTATTATGGAGTTCCTTATGTGGACGGCATCATGGGTCTTGGGGTGGCCATTATGATACTACATGCCGCTTACGAAATTGCCCGTGAAGCCATTGATGATCTACTTGGGAAACCGGCCACGACTGAGTTTATCCAGGAAATCACAACCCTGGCTACTACAGTTCCTGGCGCACAGCAGGTTCACGATGTCGTCGTCCACAACTATGGTGATCAGAGCTTTATTTCACTCCATATTGAAATTGATGAAAAGACCTCACCAGCCATTGCCCACAACATTGCTGATAATGTAGAGCACAAGCTGGCCCATGAGTTGAATGCTGAGGTGGTAACTCATATTGATCCCGTGGCTGCCTCTGGGAAGGTGGTTCAGGATATTCGCGAGGTTATCGAAAAGGCTTTAGCCTCCTTCAATGAGGGCTTCAGTGTTCAAGATTTAAGAATTGTAGGGGAGGATCCAGTTGAGTCCATCCTTTTTGAGCTACCAGTACCTGCAGATTGTTTTCAACAAGATGAGATGGAAGAGGCCATACGCAAAGCTTTGGAAGAGGCCCATGAGCGGGCAGCAGTCATTATTGAATTTAAAGCGCAGATGACGGAATAG
- a CDS encoding HAD family hydrolase produces MPSFPYKHIMWDWNGTLLDDSRMAVMVINETLAKRDMSTISHDHYQKIFGFPVIDYYRRLGFDFKDESFEVVGTEFIDGYEQHKYDVGLHQGVEKVLGLLSDKGVTHSILSAYKQNTLDELVGHFGLTDRFLKIVGLDNHYAHSKVENAIHWMLELALKPSEVLFVGDTEHDYEVAEALGVDCVLIPGGHQTRKALSKTGATILNNLSDILQLTAKSTKHAEVC; encoded by the coding sequence ATGCCTAGCTTCCCATACAAACACATCATGTGGGACTGGAATGGGACACTCCTGGATGATTCAAGGATGGCTGTCATGGTCATTAATGAGACCCTGGCAAAACGGGATATGTCCACCATCAGCCATGACCATTATCAAAAGATTTTTGGCTTCCCGGTTATCGACTACTACCGTCGGCTCGGGTTTGATTTTAAGGATGAATCCTTTGAAGTAGTGGGCACAGAATTTATTGATGGTTATGAACAACATAAATATGATGTTGGTCTTCATCAGGGTGTGGAGAAGGTATTAGGGCTATTGAGCGATAAGGGTGTAACGCACTCCATCCTTTCAGCATATAAACAAAATACTCTGGATGAGTTGGTTGGGCATTTTGGACTGACGGATCGATTTTTGAAAATCGTTGGACTGGACAACCATTACGCTCACAGTAAAGTTGAAAATGCTATTCACTGGATGCTGGAACTAGCCCTTAAACCATCTGAAGTTCTTTTTGTTGGAGATACAGAACACGATTATGAAGTTGCAGAAGCCTTAGGTGTGGATTGTGTGCTGATCCCCGGCGGGCATCAAACCCGAAAAGCGTTGAGTAAAACAGGTGCTACTATTTTAAATAATTTATCCGATATTTTACAATTAACCGCGAAGAGCACAAAGCACGCAGAGGTTTGTTGA
- a CDS encoding isocitrate/isopropylmalate dehydrogenase family protein — protein MKLGKRTIVSMPGDGIGKPVLDETIRVLEAAGFEANYVEGDIGWEFWRSEGNPLPQRTLDLLAEHKIGLFGAITSKPKDEAFEELAPELQAKGLVYSSPIVGLRQHFGLDICLRPCRTYKGNPLNFIRRAADGGVDEPEVDVAIFRQNTEGLYGGVEWSNPPKQVHDALMTHPRFVKNFGNTPVEEVSVSTRIFTKKATERILRAAFEHARKYGYKSVTVCEKPNVIRETSGMMYKMAQQIQKADFPEIELWNTNIDAQMMWLTKNPENYGVIVAGNMFGDIVSDGFAGLIGGLGFACSAQYNPETGIGVFEPTHGSAPKYADFPVSIVNPIAMVESACMMLDFIDEQTIATKIRKAVADVVAEGKVRTYDMAKMAGRADVVEKGAASTTEMADAIIAKLN, from the coding sequence ATGAAATTGGGAAAAAGAACAATCGTAAGCATGCCAGGTGATGGCATTGGGAAACCGGTTTTAGACGAAACCATTCGCGTGCTTGAGGCCGCTGGCTTTGAAGCAAATTATGTTGAAGGTGACATTGGCTGGGAGTTCTGGCGCAGTGAGGGCAATCCATTACCTCAGCGTACTCTGGATCTTCTGGCTGAGCACAAAATCGGACTGTTTGGCGCCATTACATCCAAGCCCAAGGATGAAGCATTTGAAGAGTTGGCACCTGAATTACAGGCCAAGGGTCTGGTATATTCAAGTCCCATTGTTGGTCTGAGACAGCATTTTGGTCTGGACATTTGTTTGCGTCCCTGTCGTACCTACAAAGGCAACCCCTTAAATTTTATCCGCAGAGCCGCTGATGGTGGCGTGGATGAACCTGAAGTTGATGTGGCCATTTTCCGTCAGAATACTGAAGGACTTTATGGTGGCGTTGAATGGAGTAATCCACCAAAACAGGTTCATGATGCCCTTATGACCCATCCGCGTTTTGTGAAGAACTTTGGCAACACACCCGTTGAGGAGGTTTCAGTATCCACGCGGATCTTCACCAAGAAGGCCACAGAGAGAATTCTCAGGGCTGCCTTTGAACATGCCAGGAAATATGGCTACAAATCAGTAACTGTTTGTGAAAAACCAAACGTGATTCGAGAAACATCCGGGATGATGTACAAAATGGCTCAGCAGATTCAGAAAGCTGACTTTCCAGAGATCGAATTGTGGAACACAAATATTGATGCCCAGATGATGTGGCTGACCAAAAATCCTGAAAACTATGGCGTCATCGTAGCTGGAAACATGTTCGGCGATATCGTTTCTGATGGTTTTGCCGGTCTCATCGGTGGGTTGGGCTTTGCCTGTAGTGCTCAGTATAATCCTGAAACCGGTATTGGTGTCTTTGAGCCAACTCACGGGAGCGCACCGAAGTATGCAGATTTTCCTGTGTCTATTGTGAATCCTATTGCCATGGTAGAATCTGCCTGTATGATGCTGGATTTCATTGATGAGCAGACCATCGCGACCAAGATCCGCAAAGCAGTTGCTGATGTGGTCGCCGAAGGCAAGGTCAGAACCTATGATATGGCCAAGATGGCCGGTCGGGCTGATGTGGTTGAAAAAGGTGCAGCCTCAACCACCGAAATGGCAGATGCCATCATAGCCAAACTGAACTAA